A genomic stretch from Malus domestica chromosome 15, GDT2T_hap1 includes:
- the LOC139192053 gene encoding DNA cross-link repair protein SNM1 — MSSKSQPFSSTRFNSMIAAAAADDDDFQIPLTQTATAPKPSKKLKRSKPVYRGKENIPPNCLGSKDSTLEQTQGFKSSVFEDCSLDSIPASFDCGTLDGGGLASSSACVDEEKGLKSKGGYLCNSIESRLIKPRPDWDFGSGDGESQDFEELDVLLKLCDRAEGGESVGVNGMEEGFGIVEDENAGLVLCPLCGADISDLSDEERQVHSNECLDKEEVQTQDAPRPDEEREHQNSGQVLEWLGSLGLEKYKDVFVREEIDWDTLQWLTEEDLFSIGITALGPQKKIVHALAQLREGATTTTTSSTEAQPRKKRANGVDMPNDASEAPVNDVSKTAANKLITDYFPGFGTARKQVCTTSREQQRVEKRVSGSGQKRGVANNNATNRKLRDIPSWCCIPGTPFRVDAFKYLRRDCSHWFLTHFHMDHYQGLTKSFCHGKIYCSSITAKLVNMKIGIPWDSIQVVPVNQKMNIAGINVTCLDANHCPGSIIILFEPPDSKAVLHTGDFRYSDSAASMSFLQACSIHTLILDTTYCNPQYDFPKQEAVIQFVIDAIQAETFNPKTLFLIGSYTIGKERLFLEVARVLRKKIYVNAGKLHTLKCLDFPEEDMQWFTLNEQESHIHVVPMWTLASFKRLKHISNQYSGRFSLIVAFSPTGWTFGKGKKSPGRRSQQGTVIRYEVPYSEHSSFTELKEFVKLVSPVEIIPSVNNHGPDSAKAMVSLLSS, encoded by the exons ATGTCCTCAAAGTCGCAGCCTTTCTCTTCCACCAGGTTCAACTCCATGatcgccgccgccgccgctgACGACGACGACTTTCAGATCCCACTCACCCAAACAGCCACAGCTCCCAAGCCTTCCAAAAAGCTGAAGCGCTCCAAACCCGTCTATCGCGGCAAGGAGAATATTCCCCCCAATTGTTTAGGCAGCAAAGACTCGACTTTGGAGCAGACCCAGGGTTTCAAATCCTCGGTTTTCGAGGACTGCAGCTTGGATTCGATACCCGCAAGCTTCGATTGCGGGACGCTCGACGGTGGCGGTCTCGCTTCTTCTTCTGCGTGCGTTGACGAGGAAAAGGGGTTGAAATCCAAAGGGGGATATCTGTGCAATTCAATCGAATCTAGGTTAATCAAGCCTCGACCCGATTGGGATTTCGGTTCGGGTGATGGCGAAAGCCAGGATTTTGAGGAGCTCGATGTGCTGCTGAAGCTGTGCGATCGAGCAGAAGGAGGAGAGAGTGTTGGCGTCAATGGAATGGAGGAAGGGTTTGGAATTGTGGAGGACGAAAATGCGGGTTTGGTGCTGTGTCCTCTGTGTGGGGCTGACATTTCGGATTTGAGCGACGAAGAGAGGCAGGTCCATAGCAATGAGTGTCTTGACAAAGAGGAAGTTCAAACGCAAGAT GCTCCGCGTCCCGATGAGGAAAGGGAGCATCAAAATTCCGGGCAAGTTCTTGAGTGGCTGGGCAGCCTGGGATTAGAGAAGTACAAGGATGTTTTTGTTCGAGAAGAGATTGATTGGGACACTCTACAATGGCTCACAGAAGAG GATTTGTTTAGCATAGGCATTACTGCACTTGGTCCGCAGAAGAAGATTGTGCATGCCCTTGCTCAACTTAGAGAAGGTgccactactactactactagtTCAACAGAAGCACAACCAAGAAAAAAGAGAGCCAATGGAGTCGATATGCCCAATGACGCTTCAGAAGCACCAGTTAATGATGTTAGTAAAACAGCTGCAAACAAATTGATCACAGATTACTTCCCGGGATTTGGAACTGCTAGGAAGCAAGTTTGCACCACCTCTAGAGAACAGCAAAGGGTAGAAAAACGGGTGTCAGGTTCTGGTCAGAAACGTGGTGTGGCGAACAATAATGCCACAAATCGGAAACTCAGGGATATTCCCTCATGGTGTTGCATACCAGGAACACCATTTCGAGTG GACGCTTTCAAATATCTTAGACGGGATTGTTCGCATTGGTTTCTAACTCACTTTCATATGGATC ATTATCAAGGTCTAACGAAGTCCTTCTGTCACGGAAAGATTTATTGCTCCTCCATCACAGCTAAGCTTGTAAATATGAAGATTGGCATTCCATGGGACAGCATACAGGTTGTACCCGTCAACCAAAAGATGAATATTGCTGGTATTAATGTGACCTGCTTGGATGCAAACCACTGTCCTGGTTCGATAATTATACTTTTCGAACCACCCGACAGTAAG GCTGTTCTGCATACAGGGGACTTTCGCTATAGCGACAGCGCAGCAAGCATGTCTTTTTTGCAAGCATGTTCTATCCATACTCTCATCCTTGATACCACTTATTGTAATCCACAG TATGATTTTCCAAAGCAGGAGGCTGTAATACAGTTCGTCATTGATGCCATTCAAGCTGAAACTTTCAACCCTAAAACTCTATTTCTGATCGGCAGCTACACTATTG GAAAGGAACGACTTTTTTTGGAGGTTGCTCGTGTGCTCCGGAAAAAGATTTATGTTAATGCAGGAAAGCTGCATACATTAAAATGCTTGGATTTTCCTGAAGAAGATATGCAGTGGTTTACATTAAACGAACAGGAAAGCCATATCCATGTGGTCCCTATGTGGACACTTGCAAGCTTCAAGCGACTGAAGCATATTTCCAATCAATATTCG GGTCGATTCAGCCTTATCGTTGCTTTCTCTCCAACTGGTTGGACTTTTGGTAAGGGAAAGAAGTCCCCAGGAAGAAGATCACAGCAGGGTACCGTTATAAG GTATGAGGTGCCATACAGCGAGCATTCCAGCTTTACAGAACTCAAAGAGTTTGTGAAGCTTGTTTCTCCAGTGGAAATAATACCTAGTGTGAATAATCACGGACCAGATTCTGCCAAGGCCATGGTTTCCCTGTTGTCatcttaa